CTGGTAATCAACCGTGAGCGGGAAGAAGTCCTGGTCTGGCTTGGCCTCTTTGGCGACCACCACGGTGACCAGCACCACCGTGTCGTTCATATTGACCATCACCGCGCCGGTGGCCTGGCGGGCGATTTCACCGGTTTCCAGCGTCACTTGATGCTGGCCGTAACTAAAACTTTTCTTGATGTGCTTCAAGGCACGTTATCCTTTGCGAAGTTCTACGTGAACCCAAGCGGCGCCGGAATGGCGGCGGGCAGAGCTATTTGCGCAAGCCGAGGCGTTCGATCAGGGTGCGGTAGCGCTCCGCATCGTTGCCCTTGAGATAATCGAGCAACTTGCGGCGGCGATTGACCATACGCAGCAGCCCCTGGCGGGAATGGTGATCCTTGACGTGCGTCTTGAAATGGTCGGTCAGATCGTTGATGCGGACGGTCAACAACGCAACCTGCACCTCCGTGGAGCCGGTATCGCCATTGACTGTTTGATAATCCTTCAAAATTTGCGCTTTTTGTGCGGTACTCACAGCCATTGCTTTCTCTCCAATCCAAAGACATCTCATTTTACCTTTTAATCGCTTGGTTGCTCAAGTAAGTATGGTTTTTCTCCACTGATTCAATTCGCCTG
This is a stretch of genomic DNA from Burkholderiales bacterium. It encodes these proteins:
- the rpsO gene encoding 30S ribosomal protein S15, whose protein sequence is MAVSTAQKAQILKDYQTVNGDTGSTEVQVALLTVRINDLTDHFKTHVKDHHSRQGLLRMVNRRRKLLDYLKGNDAERYRTLIERLGLRK